A stretch of bacterium DNA encodes these proteins:
- a CDS encoding NAD(P)/FAD-dependent oxidoreductase, with translation MAHPHLLAPGRIGSLELRNRILMCPMGDNQATDGGYVTDQQIDYFEARARGGAALLLVGSVGVTAPDGLSTPRQSAIGDATFLDGWRRMADRVHAHGAKLALQLVHNGKNAVEDIVAGRPLLVPSLLRKTPETDPLMGMLTPDEIANMGTPAQVQGGRVEFREMTRDDIAGMVSAYAEAVVRAREVGVDACELHAGHGYLIDNFLSPTTNFREDEYGGPVENRARFLVEILEAIRARVGRDYPVWIRINGGEVFVEGETLEDACRVAELAEAAGADAAHVSLYADPARAIGYTEAHATDLPGRFVSLGAAVKKRVGMPIITVGKIAPDEAERILADGQADFVAMGRKLLADPELPNKLAAGAPETVRPCMYHYRCISQIFVRSHVRCAVNAMTGFESTRRLEPAAVAKRVLVVGGGPAGMEAARLASLRGHEVRLVEAADHLGGRFALAAKTAESNAALLEWLEGEMTRREIDLRLGERVEASEIADAGFDEVILATGATWPRPDWGGVDPRVVGIDDLGDWLAEEGEETGRHFVVVGGDRAGLALARVARRRGASVEVIEATEVFASAMGLVGRWRFVHDAREEGVVLHGGARVEGIDADGLRWTAQGGTARVSPADLVLVASGARAGSTLAAALRPLGVVGRMIGDAKELRFVEGAMESAAEVVLSL, from the coding sequence ATGGCCCACCCGCATCTCCTGGCTCCCGGTCGGATCGGCTCCCTCGAGCTCCGCAACCGGATCCTGATGTGCCCGATGGGGGACAACCAGGCGACCGACGGCGGCTACGTGACCGATCAGCAGATCGACTATTTCGAGGCGCGGGCACGCGGAGGTGCGGCGCTCCTGCTGGTCGGGTCGGTCGGAGTCACCGCACCGGACGGCCTCTCCACCCCGCGCCAGAGCGCGATCGGCGACGCGACCTTCCTCGACGGCTGGCGCCGCATGGCCGACCGCGTCCACGCCCACGGCGCCAAGCTCGCCCTGCAGCTCGTGCACAACGGGAAGAACGCGGTCGAGGACATCGTCGCGGGGCGCCCGCTCCTCGTTCCTTCGCTCCTCCGCAAGACGCCGGAGACCGATCCGTTGATGGGCATGCTCACCCCCGACGAGATCGCGAACATGGGGACGCCGGCGCAGGTCCAGGGCGGCCGCGTCGAATTCCGCGAGATGACCCGGGACGACATCGCCGGGATGGTGTCCGCCTATGCTGAGGCGGTCGTGCGGGCGCGCGAGGTCGGCGTCGACGCCTGCGAGCTCCACGCCGGTCACGGCTACTTGATCGACAACTTCCTCTCGCCGACCACGAACTTTCGCGAGGACGAGTATGGCGGCCCGGTCGAGAACCGAGCGCGCTTCCTCGTCGAGATCCTGGAAGCGATCCGGGCGCGGGTCGGCCGCGACTATCCCGTGTGGATCCGGATCAACGGCGGCGAGGTCTTCGTCGAGGGCGAGACCCTCGAAGACGCCTGTCGCGTCGCCGAGCTCGCCGAGGCAGCGGGCGCCGACGCCGCCCACGTCAGTCTCTACGCAGATCCGGCGCGGGCCATCGGATACACCGAGGCCCACGCAACCGATCTTCCGGGGCGCTTCGTCTCGCTCGGCGCGGCCGTCAAGAAGCGGGTCGGTATGCCGATCATCACCGTCGGCAAGATCGCGCCCGACGAGGCGGAGCGCATCCTCGCCGATGGGCAGGCCGACTTCGTCGCGATGGGACGCAAGCTGCTCGCGGATCCGGAGCTGCCGAACAAGCTGGCGGCGGGGGCGCCGGAGACGGTCCGACCGTGCATGTACCACTACCGCTGCATCAGCCAGATCTTCGTGCGCTCGCACGTGCGGTGCGCGGTGAACGCGATGACGGGATTCGAATCCACCCGCCGACTCGAGCCGGCGGCGGTCGCGAAGCGCGTGCTGGTCGTCGGCGGTGGACCCGCCGGAATGGAGGCGGCCCGCCTCGCTTCCCTGCGAGGCCACGAGGTCCGTCTGGTCGAGGCCGCCGACCACCTCGGCGGTCGCTTCGCGCTCGCGGCGAAGACCGCGGAGTCGAACGCGGCGCTGCTCGAGTGGCTCGAGGGCGAGATGACGCGCCGGGAGATCGACCTGCGGCTCGGCGAGCGGGTCGAAGCGAGCGAGATCGCCGACGCCGGCTTCGACGAGGTGATCCTCGCGACGGGGGCGACGTGGCCGCGGCCGGACTGGGGCGGCGTGGATCCGCGCGTGGTGGGCATCGACGACCTCGGGGACTGGCTCGCGGAAGAGGGCGAGGAGACCGGTCGACACTTCGTGGTCGTGGGCGGCGATCGCGCGGGACTCGCCCTGGCACGCGTGGCCCGGAGGCGCGGGGCGTCGGTCGAGGTGATCGAAGCGACGGAGGTCTTCGCCTCGGCGATGGGACTCGTCGGGCGCTGGCGCTTCGTGCACGACGCACGCGAGGAGGGGGTCGTGCTCCACGGAGGCGCGCGGGTCGAGGGGATCGACGCCGATGGGCTTCGCTGGACGGCGCAGGGCGGCACCGCGCGCGTCAGCCCCGCCGACCTCGTCCTCGTCGCGAGCGGCGCACGGGCCGGCTCGACCCTCGCGGCGGCGCTCCGTCCCCTCGGTGTGGTCGGCCGGATGATCGGCGACGCGAAGGAGCTGCGCTTCGTGGAAGGCGCGATGGAGAGCGCCGCCGAGGTCGTGCTCTCGCTCTAG